ACCTTTTCCGCGCATCCGTTTATTCCAATCAATCAGTTCAGCTGCACCGCCCAGTATCTTTTTCGGATCACAGCCGCGCTGAGAACAGGTGCCTCCAAACGGACGGTCATCGATCATTGCCACACTCCAGCCTGCTTTCCTGCATTTCACCGCAGTAATGGAACCTGCATTTCCTGTTCCAATTACAATCAAGTCATATTCTTTCACCATACTCCATTACCTCCTTCAACTGTAAATACATACGTTGTTTTTGTATTCTGTTATGAAGTACCCTCTATTCCCCTTTATTACACGTGCCAAGAATCATGCCGTCCGCTGCACATTTTATTTGCGGCCGCATACTGTATCAATAATACAGAGGAAAGGTTTGATGAATCTGATCTCACACGAAGCCCAGTACGCAGCGGATTTGAATAAAAGCCCCTTTTTCAAACAAGACGACAAAAACTATATAAACATTGTGAATGTGAAACAGCTGAATACACTGGACAATGTATCCATGCTGGATATATTTCTCGCCAAAGACCATATAATCGAACCTCATTATCATCCAAATGGTGATGAGCTGACCTATTGTGTATCAGGCGCTGCGACGATCTCTATAATGAATATCTCAACGAAAGAATTCCAGCACTACCGAATTACTCCCGGCCAGGTAGTCAATATCCCCCAGGGCTGGTGGCATTACCAAATCGCACATTCGGATGACACGCACCTGCAGGGAATTTTCAATACCGGCACACCCGAAGTCGTATTAGGTTCCGATATCTTAACTGCCACACCCGCTGATGTCTTCGCTTATTCCTATGGCCTCGATGCAGAACAATGGAAGGCCGCGGTTCAGAATATTCCCCCTTCCCAGCTGATTGGTCCGCCTGCTGTGTAAATTTGCAGCGCTGTTGCAAATTTGAACTACAAAAAAGGATATCCCTGGAAGTACTGAACCTTCCGGATATCCTTTTTCTATGATTCTGTCTTGCCAATCTGACATACGTTCTGAAACATTTGTTACACCTAACACTTTTAACAAGAATTTATTAAATAATATTATGAATAAAACAAACAGAAACACCATAAAAGGTAGTTTTCAACTCTACTTTTTATGGTGCAGGGCCAAAAGGGATCCAGTTTCCCGCTGGAGTCGCTGGCTGCAACATGGATCTTCCTTTTGTATATTTGGTGCAGAAAACTTCGGTTAATTAAATACTTCATAGACCCTCGTTATCCATATTAGGAATAAAAAATTGGTTAATTCATTTTCCTGACAACAAGTGCATACAAAGATTCTGACGGGAAGAATTTCTCTGTTACTTGGAATCCTGCTTCCCTCATATCCCGTTCCATTCCTTCCATTGTAACTCTTGGAGCTCTTCCGGAACTTCCTTTTGGTTCAAGTTCAAGACAGACCAGATATCCATCACTCGTAAGCAGATTCTTCATTTGCTTTAGGACGGGTACCAACGACTTGATTTCATGAAGTACGAGAGATGCGATGATAATATCGATAGAGCTATCCGTTACAGGCAGCGATTCCATGCTTCCGGCTATCGGCACAATATTCGTAAGTTGTTTCTCAGCTGCTCTTTCCTTTATAAGTTCCACCATGTCAGCGTCCTGATCGAGCGCATATACATTTCCTTTTGTTCTTTCGGCTGCAGAGATAGTAAAATAGCCGGTTCCAGCACCGAAGTCCAATATAGTGTCCGTTTCTTTTACAGAAATGCTATTAAACAGCTTTTCCGGAGAAAATTCTTTTCTTCTTTCGGCACTTTCCAAATAGGATACTTTTCCTTTGTGATGCTTGCTATGTGAGTGGTGCATGTGAACCCTCCTCTTTATTTTTAACGTGCTGTTTTTCCTCGTTAAATTTCTCCTTTATAAGTGCTGCGTTGACAGCTATGGCGGCCATCGAACCTTCTCCCGCTGCAACGATCAATTGAGACGGACGGGCAATGCATACTGTTATCCCATCCTCAAGTTCGATTTTTTCCAACTACAGCATTTCTCGGCTTGTTATCATCAAACAGGATCGTCTTCCGTCTAGATCTGCCAAGGACGAGCGCGGCATTCAGACCAGCCGGTCCCCCTCCAATCACAGCGCAGTCCAATATCATTGCTGCATTCCCTTATCATTTATATGCCTCGCTTCCGCCTCTTTTGCAATATCGATTAGAAGCTTCAATGACAGTTCATTTCTCATATGATCTTCGGCCTCTCTCATAACATTTTCAATCAAGCAGCCTTCATGATGAATCGAGCAGTCAAACAAGCTATTATTTCCTTCAATGGCATTGATCACATCTAAAAAAGATATTTCATGCTTGAGTCGAGCTATTTTGTATCCGCCCTTCGCACCCGGCGTCGAATGAATCAAACCTGCTTTCGTAAGTTTCGTCAATATTTTGGACAAATACGTCGGGGACAGGTGCTGCATTTCAGCTAATTCCTGCACGCCGACAGAACTGCCCTCAGGCTGCAGCATAATATGGACCGTCGTATGCAATGCGTAGCCTGTCGCTTTTGAATATCTCATGATCTTCTCTCCTCTCAGACAAAAGGGTATTATAGACACCTGATATCTGCAATGTAGTTAATTGTATTCTTGCTCACTAATAAAGTCAACATAAAAAGGTGCCAAGCGAAGACAATCCACTGAATCGTCTTTGCTCAGAACCCTCATTGACCAGTAAACCCTATGTCTAACACTTATATTTGCTCAAGATCTGTTTCGGATTATGGTCCGTTTG
The Sporosarcina sp. P33 genome window above contains:
- a CDS encoding cupin domain-containing protein, coding for MNLISHEAQYAADLNKSPFFKQDDKNYINIVNVKQLNTLDNVSMLDIFLAKDHIIEPHYHPNGDELTYCVSGAATISIMNISTKEFQHYRITPGQVVNIPQGWWHYQIAHSDDTHLQGIFNTGTPEVVLGSDILTATPADVFAYSYGLDAEQWKAAVQNIPPSQLIGPPAV
- a CDS encoding class I SAM-dependent methyltransferase, which codes for MHHSHSKHHKGKVSYLESAERRKEFSPEKLFNSISVKETDTILDFGAGTGYFTISAAERTKGNVYALDQDADMVELIKERAAEKQLTNIVPIAGSMESLPVTDSSIDIIIASLVLHEIKSLVPVLKQMKNLLTSDGYLVCLELEPKGSSGRAPRVTMEGMERDMREAGFQVTEKFFPSESLYALVVRKMN
- a CDS encoding Rrf2 family transcriptional regulator — protein: MRYSKATGYALHTTVHIMLQPEGSSVGVQELAEMQHLSPTYLSKILTKLTKAGLIHSTPGAKGGYKIARLKHEISFLDVINAIEGNNSLFDCSIHHEGCLIENVMREAEDHMRNELSLKLLIDIAKEAEARHINDKGMQQ